CAATCAACTGACCATGAGAAATTCTATATGAGCTTTAACTTTAGGTTAGTTAGTTTGTTTCTGTGACTGCCTCTAGCCCAGAGTTCTAACAGAAGTATtaggtttcatacacctccagTGGTAAATTTACTGCAGATGTAACGTTTTGGGTAACTAATTTGGgggaatgttttattttgtgatatattgctgacaatttgcTGCCAATTGATATGGCTTTCTTAATTTATATTCTCAGACCATCTGGTCTTCACAAACGATCCGAAGACATACGCGGAAGACTTGGAGGATTAGGAGCAGATCCTGTGAGGAGTGAAACCAGCATCCGGTTTATGGAAGATCAAGAGATGAGGAAGAGTGATACTTATAAAAAGATGCAGAGTAGATCTTATGATCTTCCATCTGTTGCTGGAAGATGGGGGAGAAAAGTTGTGAAAGAGGAAGATGATCTGGTCAGGAAGAGAGGTGCTGTTGGGAtgatcaaattattttaagtttattttgaatCAGTTGTTTTTGTGTGGTAATATTCTAGTACTACTTTATAGTTTTGTAtctttttgtatgattttttCGGTAgcactttatttttttctactattctgtaattttttctGTACTACCAcgtagttttgtattttttggaaTAAATACTCCTGGAAGTACTTTGCATGAACTTTTCATGGTTTAGTGGTCAATAAgtacactttttttaaaaaatattgcttgctaatttactatatatacattgatgAAATGATTTTTTACAGGAAAACAACAGAAGCATAAACCTGTATGCACATGCACCAAGCATGGAAACTCCCAGTTTGGTTGTATAGTTTGTTCCATAGCTCAACAAATATCTGGTGCAGAAAGTTGTGATGAGGTCGCTGATATTATAACCAATAAATGTGACAAGTTTCCTGGACAGTCGGTTTCAAAAATCCCTCCTTTTCCAGTGTATGAGCACGGTGTGACTCCTCAAAACATCGAACTTGAGTCTTGCTCTGTTCATTTAGGGGTTAATTCTTCTACCGACAGTGATTCTAgaataaaaattactaaagAATTAAGAAAGAGTAATTCCGAAAAATCGCAGTCAATTTCTAACTCTGCACTGTCACCTAGTGGCTCAAATGAGTTAACCTCCATCTCGGAGCTGAAGAGCACGCTAGGATCAATTAACATTAACACATCTGAATCACTTGCGGATGTAACTGTATCTGAGACTTCAGAGGTCATAGATGCATCAACAGTGGATGAAACCACAACTTTAGACACCCATAATTCAGCCTCCCAGGTTTTACACTCAACCACAAGCAGTGAAATATCAAACTCAACTCACACTGGCAGCTCAGTTTCAAATTCTGCTCCATTTCCAAGTGGTGGAAATCCACAAGATCTTATTCGCACACCTCGTCCTTCTGCTGGCTGTTGCATGAAGGGTGTTGTGAACAAAAAAGCCGCTCCATGCCCATGTACAGATGGTAAACCTAAACCAAGTGACCTGCCTCTTACCGAGAGAAACCTAGCAATGTTCACCAAGGCCCCTGCTGAAGACAACAATACAGTATTTGGTCCATCCCCAGAAAAATGTGCATGCAATGCTAAAGAAGGGGGTAAGCTAGCACCAAGACCTCCAAGGCCATGGCCTATCACTGCAAAACACATTGAAAAATCTGAGGCACCTAAAAAAGATGGCAATTTATCTAATACAAATCATGCAAGTAAAGAGTCAATTAAACAAGAGTTGGTTTCTATGGAAGTCCCAGCACGCAATGCAGATATCTCGCACTGGGCAGAAGACAAGAACGAGAGTGAATTTTCTCGTCCAGATTTAGATCAATCGGTTAATGAGGATGATTATGATTATTGTTTGGTGTGTGGTGGTGTGGTTTCTGTAGAACCAATGCCAGAAAAACCTTTTGCTTACAGATATTTAGTCAAACACGACGCTGATCCAAGGTTACAAGGTAAAATATGATATTAGTGTcttgcttttttaaaatactaattgtcaacttttttatattactatTCTTctcctatttggtggtaagtgaagaacattcaaacaattatagaaccgtatcctcatgactcctatagaccgctgttaattgtttaaaacacaatcatggTATTTGGATATAACGTGAtaaagatatcccatcttccccaacactAAAATATCTGATAAGACGAgaattgtatgaaacagaacacacacaACTTCTAAAgttgagtgaatgtaactaataTACCCTCGCAAAGTcccaacaacagtcgttataacaaattACTTCACTATACACGAATAAAAAAGATCTTTCTTATGTTAAATTATGTTCATCCAGATGCGAATTCCCTTGACTCGTTAACCACTTTACACGACATTGGGTTGGATTCAAACCATGGGAGTTCCACTCATGGCATGTGGACAGACAGCAAGAAATGCTGCGCGAATCCTGGGTGTCGTTCTAAACCTCCGCGGGGATGCAGGTTCCGAAATAAGAAGAAGATTGAAGAAAAGGAAAGAGATGAGAGATTTGAGAAAGACAGAAAAAGGCTCCaggtttttgaatttttgaatttttttattttttttaggttattttagttttttaggTTCCTATAATGTATGGGTTACACTCTGCCAGGCATGCCAGGAAATTAAAGATTCGCAATAGTTGGCTCAAAACCTCATATTTAAAGCTTTGATTTCGGCACCTTTTTGTGCAATAAATTATGTAAGCTGATTTTCAATTGAAAAGTGCTctgaaacatttaaacattagTAACTGTAGGTGGAAGTGTGTCCTACACTTCGAATGCCCTTGGCCCCTTACACGTTATAAATTTTTGGTTCGTTCTTATTATAGTGTAAAACTTTGTTAACAAAATTCCTTTCTGTATATATTTGCAATGTTGatgctgttttatattttaaatgttttttatttttcattatgaatattttaatttaattccgtataatatagtaaagtggggggaTAGAacgcctttttattctattttctgtcccacttggtagtaaacaaacagcattcaaagaattaataccgtattcttacaactcccgtagaccgttgttaattgtttaaaacacgatcaggaaatatgagatatagGATTacgttatttggatattatgtctctattatataaaatatcttaTCCCTCTTTATAGGATGAGATAAATCTACGCTACCAACAATGGTTACCACCTGgcaggcatgccatgggacatGTAGCAAACCAGGACGATGTAGAATTTGTTCAACAAGACCGGGATTTTCCGAGTGAAATCGACACTAAACCGATTAGAAGCGTGGACTCGCTTGATAAAATCGTCCAAAAGTCGCGTGATTACCCGGTTACCGACAGAAAATACGACGTGGAAAAGTTCCGAATGTTTTTGGACGAAACATGTGATTTACATAAggtgtgttttatttagttttgcgACCTGTTCAGCGCCATGGTACATGGTAAAcgcgcctgcctctagcccagagtttatagtaggcgtatgtgtccttgggcaatacaCTGAACAGtttattgctccaacccagtagtgccttataacttgtaagcgggcacgaggtgtttgaaacaaaacacctgtgttatcatgactgtcgttgcccgccacgaGATCATGAATAAAAGTTACAAGCATTCAATAAACATTTTCCCTATTATAGCTTCCACGGTTTGCATGTTGTCGTTTGCACGACGACGATTGGACGAAGATGTATTTTAACTTGAGTCGCGACAAACGACGTCTGTACGCTAGAGCTGCATTAGCATGTGCTTGTAACTCGGTCGAATCAATGTCAGGGAATTTTCAAACTGCTCAAACATCTTTCCCAAAACCACACAGGTATACGTTTATATggcaaaaaatatgttgtatttcGGGTATAACTTTGCCATTTTTATCTGAAATGTGCAAAAGTGTTTTCTATTTATTCATCGTAAACTAATTCCTAAATGCTTATGCCACggttataaataaactatttgGCTGGACCATAACGTTTGGCGTTCCTAATATATGCCGCGTTATAACACTAattagttattaaaaaaaaattatttttgacaaaatatttctttaccCATATATACCAGTATTCCCACACACATTATTTGAGATTGAGTAAATACCCCATCAAGTATATAATgcagatttatattttttttcagtataTGTTCCGAGTGCCACATACACATTGGCACGCAGCAGAGTCCACCATGTACAAGATACTTATTACCATTGAAGGCAGTTCGTTGCTATGAAGAAGCAATGCGGAAGTACGACCAGgtaaatcaatgtaacttatttatacacCCCATTCCCCTTACGAGTTATtacatatgcaactttgttggtggttattatatttttatgtatgggagtatggctgacaatttagataagCCATAAATGGCCGCTAGGTTTGACCAATAACTGGACACAGGCAACAtacacaaatgttttttggGACATTTTGCCTAAAGTTCTTTTGGACGCCAacgttatcccatcttaccccacagtactacctATAACATTACAGCTATCCTATTTTCCCCAGGCGGGTTCGGTAACAACAGACTCTGGCTTTTCGTTGGACACAGCCATTGACGTAATGAACGAAAGTGACGAAAACGCTGTTTCTCCTTACCAGCAACGAACGTTGATGGATTTGCTCGGCTTATCGCAAGGACCAAGTCagtattgaatgaatgtaactgatttatcctcgcgagGCAAGGACAGCTCTTACATAAtataggtgttttgtttcttacacctAGTGCCCATTCGGTAGTGAACAGAGAATAGTTAGGAAAACAAATAACCACATCCTCACGTCAAAAACTGGTTgcaaattgttcaaaacacgatcaggaaatatgagatatagGGTAGTTAACGTTATCTCATTGTACCCCACAATTCTATATATTAATCCgtgcatttaatatttaagtaactttttatttagaatCGAAAATAGTGAACTGTAAGCTCATTCCTGCCCAAGATTGCGACTGCAGTGATGCGGCCTCCAGTGCGCCATCTAGCGGCGTGTGTTGTCATGTAACAAAAGCGAGACACCTACCGGTCATGCACCTACAAGGCTTTGGGTATGATGTTACCatagtaatattattttgttattatcaATAAtgaaagtatagtagggtgggggaacatgggacaccttcccTGTTATATCtttgacccatttggtagtaaacaaaaaacattcaaagaattataaaaccgactctcatataccgttgttaatgaaTTTTTCAATATTCGCAGccataaaaagagaaaaaacattatatataacgtagcctatatattattattattattatatttagtttcaTTCAGtacacttttgttttacttgttctttttttaggTGTGAACCTCCTTACGAGTATACGCTCGATAAACGATTCCAACCCCTTCCATTAAAATGGTGGCAATGTCACGACGTAGCTTTACGTAGTACGCAGGAGTGCGTCGATGCGTGTGTACGTGCCCGGGTGCTGATCGCGGAGAAAAGAGCCGACGCAGCGACAGAACACGAAAGAACTTGCAAAGTAAGGCGTTAGATgtatgatgaatgaatgaatatattttacatacatgataattgaatgaatgaaaatagcttgctttatcctggcatgaccggaaaacgactgtctcataacacgggtgttttgtttcatacacctaatgttAGCATttttcgttaagtgtcttgcccatagACACATACATcaacaacggtagcagcgacaagccttgtacccgttactacccgtctttttgcttttgtaaactttccaGATCtttgttatcgtgaccgaGAAGCCAAAAAattccatttattcattattcattcattacaaaataaattccatTCTATCATTATCACGTTACAAGTAGTTTACCCTTTACTCCAGGTTTGTCCACCTCGTACTTTATCCAATGACGTAGTATCCTCTTTACttggtgatgacgtcatagaccaGGCTGGCGGTGTGGTGCTCGGACCTCGCTACAGCGAAATGCTACCGTTGGTATGGAAACCTACTGTAAGGGAAGACGGAAGGAGGGGGGAGACAGAGATAACGGTTCAAGGTCAGATAACGACGCCGTATGACataaagtggttagcgcgacTGCATCTGTCCTAGAGTTTTTTAGTTTGGCGTTTAATGCTGCCTTTGTGGGCGTTTTTACCGgcaattacttcaacccagtggtcccttatggattgtctaaaGTCAGCCGTACATTACAGTAATTGAAAATGTTGCCTCGCCACAAACGAATAcataagctacattcatttagACTTGTCGCCGCCGTCGCCATTTTCTCAAAACCTCCCGCAGCttcaatattatgtttaaaacacatctAAACttctagtttttttattttcagttcctataaacaattacttttttaacttttcgtCTGCCGCCGCAATagaaacataacttttaagaaaaattaaggttttataatccaGAGAAGCCgtaaaaagaataatttacactgaataaatgaaagtaacttggtTTAAcatcgcgtggccgaaaaaacAATATACCCCTCGTGGGGTTATATTATATGGATGACAATTATGTCCTCTATAGTTTTAGCAGAAGTAACCGAATCATCTCTATTTACCTCAGACCGTCGCATCAGGTTCTATCGACAAATTATCGAAGTGATAGTTGAGAGTACGCGTACAATGCTCCTTGCACCTGACCTGCAACCCCCGAATCCAAAACTACCAACTCTCCTTCCTCCGGATACGTCACGTCACGTGGTCCGGATAGCACACTTCCGCgccatgatgacgtcattgaatGACGTATTAGCCGATGGTAACGCTAAGTTATCGTAAAAGTACTAAGAAAATGCTAAATTTAGATTCATAAAACACAGATTTCCTGGTCAATGTCAACTgtcaatataaacattttatacgCTTCGGTTATAAGAAGTAtacaaataatataacttataatGGGAATTGGGAATGATTATGCATCTAACCTTACTTtctcaaattttaaaattattcagtTTTTGTCGAAAACATGACCATTTTACCCTAAATGgaggtatttatatttatattcatcaacaaatttaaaatcaccGAAAATTTTCGTTTCAGTAAAAATCTTGAAAGATACGAAGATCGTTAATGATAGTGATATCACGCAGACTGTTCGTGCTGATCTGTCCGATTCTGAAAGATTACGAAGTATGTACATAAGTCCAGCGtccacagttggttagcgcgaaTGCCTCTAGTTCAGAGGTTATGGGcttaaggctcgtcgctgccaccattgtgggcgaaatttaacggcaattgctccaacccagtggtcactaatcggttgtctaagttatcagccatacataatgaaaataaaattaccaaaaaagttacaactgtggtaactcgttatctggcacgaggtgtgtaaaacagaatacgcctgttgtaatgactgtcatttcccgagcacatgaggataaagcaagttatacaTTCATTCTCTCATATGCACTGCTGCTTatacaactgttatttttatattcatttttatatttaaggaAAAAGAAATGAAGACACGAGAAACCGAATCCCGGATCCAAATCTTTTGGATTCTTTTCAAAGTTTTGTAAAGGTACGTATATCGTTGTCATTTTACCAGATACTTAGTGCTGCTACCGTTAAGTTCTTGGGTAAGACAGTTAACGAGTATTGCTCTAACACAGTGGTCCTTTTTtgccaaattgtcagtcatacataaaaaataaaacataaccaTAGAGTCACACCTGATAACCTCGTATTTACTTCTATTTCCCCCAGGACAAATTGTGCGGGAGTGTAGATGACTGCCGGGAAGTTCTTTCACCGCCCTGGGAGCTTCCAGTTAAGGATCAGCATGTAGCTGGTGAATTCTTGACCGAAATAATGGCTTCCCTGGTCAGTATTGAACCCTAGATATTAAAACTCTTATGCAGTAATTTTGGGatctaagttttaaaaagtttttgaagaGTTTGTTACACCTGCTTATAATTTCATTCACCGGTGCCGTGGTATGCAGTAGTTATGCTCATCTCAAGGCCATACTAGGATTTGTGTTgcctgtgtttttttttagacatTTTGAAAACGAAAAATTAGAAGAGTATAAATACCCtccaagttacatatgttgtaacttgtaagtggccctaggtttatgaaacaaaaattcgtgttataacgtgtcgttgccccaccacgcaaaaataaaacagatttatttatttgtgtatacAATCaagcaattttttaaagttttaataaagttttattcacTGCAGGGTACAGAATTTAAACAAGACCAAGACATACCTTTACAAACGGCACTCGAATCTGCTCTTGGCTCATTTCTAGAAGCTTGTGTGTTTAAAGCGACCACTCAAACCAGCATACAAAGAGCAGTAGAGAAAGCAACTGTTGCAAAAGGACACTTGGCTTTCCTGACGATCTTAACCAGGTGAAACTCAGTTTTACAAATCAAAAAGTGTTtcatagtaaagtggggtaagatgtgactttaattatttaaaacaaaatcagaaaAGATAGGATTtaagtgctaacggtgtcccatcttaccctatagATCTATAACTTATTGCGTGGGCATGTGATAATTTCTTTCTAGATTGTGCGCTTCTCGGATCGTTCGGTTTTCCGAGATGGTAGAAGCATCAATCACGAACACACGGACTGTGGTCAAGGGATGCTTAGGAGCAGTGGAGGAGAAAGTAAGAGAGAAAGAATTTAAGGAGGAGTGGTGGGAGGAAACGGAGaagcaaaataaaagtaaGGGAAACGgaaattttacattaatttaattgaaaaatttaaatacacgTAAGTGTGTAAACTAacttagaataaaatataatctttttaaattaatatccTCGTTATTTCaagagttaaataaaaaggtattaaaaaaacgtttcttatttgttttttagttgGAGAAGACACCGAGATGCATCGTCGCATTTCTTCCATTCTTCGCTCCGGCCGAGACGACAGCAAGTCAACCCtagatgacgtcataatcggcTTCGAGCGGCTCCGACGTCACGTGCGTGAGGATCTGACTTGCGCCAACCGGAAGTCCTCCGCGATCTGTGATCTTCGAGATGAAGAAGCGCTCGATCTTTTCGAGGGCAGGCCAAGGCGAGAAATCCGAAAAGTCGGCCCCTCTTTTGATGCTTGGACCGAATCCGAAGTCGCAGTGAAAGAACGGAATTTTCAAGGAGTTTATACCGTCGATGATGTCACGGGTCCGaatggtgacgtcactaaaAGATCGGCGAATTCTTCGTCAACAGAAAGTAGTAGTGAGGCAGAGGATATAAAAGTCCCAGTTAAAGAGAGAAAGGGGAAGCATTATTTTGTGCATCGGGGCTCCGATGCTTCAGACTCTGAAAGTTTAAAGTCAGCCGTTATAGTTGGTGGAAAAGGTTCGCAGACTTCAAACGATAGTTTAACACTGGACATGTgggtatgtatatatgtaaggCTTTGTCAGTGTGTTTCTTTGGTTTACActgctttttattttgcaatactTAACCATCTTCgatgtaaactttatacaatttttaggGGATGTCTGACAACTCTTCAGAAGATTCGCCATCATTTTCTGCCATCCGTCCAAGCGCTGGTCCTTCCATTCAAATGGATGTAAAACAGAACGAATCTTCCACTAAATTATCAAGTGATTGCGAATCTAGCAACCATTTTTATTGTGACGCAATGAGCACTGACGCGTTAAGCTACGTCACGTGCGCGTCACAATGCGGGTCTGTTGTCGAAAACGAAAATGCAAAACGAGAATGCTCAAACACCAAACCAAAGAAGCACGTCTCTATTAACGAAAACGTAGAGTTCTTTTCTGGCGAAAATTCTTCTCCTCGACGCCATCAATCgtccaatgacgtcatcaaaattGAAACTCCGGACCCGTCCGCAGCTTCCAGAGCACAAAGAAGACGAAGATTCAGTAGTGTGTTTGAGACCAAAGATGTAGTAAGTATGCCAGGATTAGATCACTGGTTAGAAACAATAGCTTATACAAATGATGTTCGGTAGTTTTTAGTCAAAAATAGCCTTTGCAGTTAGCGTTTAACAGTGTTTAGGCGTTTATAAGCAGGTGCACTTATTTCAGATAATGCTTTTCTGTGCGTTTTAGAACAGATATAATCAACTAGAAAGGTTGAGATAAATAGATTTCCTATAGATTAAGACTGCTGGAACTGAAAACCGCACTCGGGACGCTTTGCGGACCGACAAGGGAAAAGGATTGCTGCAAGAAATATTTGGAGTTTCGCTCACGGCGTAAGTTTAAATATGTCTGAGACTTTTCATAGCGTCGATTTTAAATGAgtttgtgtatttatattacagtCAACAAATGATCGAAGCTTATCAAAGTAATGTGACCAAtcttattacgtcacaaagcgGGAGCGTTCTGCCTCACTGGGTGTCTAACGTAACGCAAGGTTACTTAGCTGTATCAAgcagtaagttttttttattcactaaatgttatataatttgtttaaaaaacattttctcaaGTTGCTGCTGTTGCCTTTTCTTGTTGGGCAGTGTTCTTTATGGGGCTGTCCGATACAGTACTGATTGCCGCCGTCCCAATTGCCATTTTCTGTTTTGGTATCATTCTAGAGCCGCTGAAATGTCTTACTATTGCTTGGATTCTATTCCTTTGgcggtttgtattttttagttCAAAATGTGTCatgttgtaaaatgtttttaaaaaacaggcGCAAACCGGCATTCTACAACAGTCCGTTGTACATCAAAAGCAATCCAGTGCTTGTAAACCGTACGTCTACTTTGAAATCTGCCTATTCCAAGTACAGGACAACTTGGCCGACAGAATTCAGCGAGATTGAGAAACCGTCAGCGCCAGAGTACGAAGACGCACTTTACCGCCATTACTGTGAGAACCGCTCGAGACCAGAATGCAGTCGTCGGCGGAGAAGACAGCTTCCAGCGCTGGCGGAAAGTGACGTTTCTATCGATCTCGATCAAGTGGAACCGTATAGAGAACTCGAAGAAGCCGCGCCAACTGTGGTTATCTCACCAATACCCGAGCGACGAGTGGAAAAGAAAGTAACCGAGCAGCTAATTACAACTCGACGCGCTGTTGCAGGTTTCAGGCGTGGCGCGTTCGACGCAGGCCGAGGTGCTGTATTCGGGTTCCGACGCGGGGCTGTCGATTC
The DNA window shown above is from Ciona intestinalis chromosome 3, KH, whole genome shotgun sequence and carries:
- the LOC100176385 gene encoding uncharacterized protein LOC100176385 isoform X3 yields the protein MVYFDLNTRGQQWYKPDIPEEVYLVGKETIKPATDWSRMDHTPLDKEVESDETEVMDMDGRSDTNIKKRMTREEIKQKYPEPIPRERVFSMLMFPEYAKKLANAYVDMLSYPHMHSTIAELFALLSEAKEGPELFCDSCLLVAPILKGREAFRSVMSIARTSTAWTTLICDVTQRLWFQSDNVERIKEKYGLEAKCKVKVVGQKECTEEKSCFDNQCNDDSQSQKGIPGYEAYNPASNDCVYYEFDRILEWSKKLAEIRIAEKDCPLGELSACNLKKLSRFYRSMLLTTDGGILFAELMIQIVGNEKGKKTIGQLIRFVTSQRDGVHRLIELHRQIGESGPTGRRLLLRLYNAVKRRLPHGLKLLSRLTDHMGQVRLGRMLLQDLQLDGGKAHITARQIRDEIQNNLNPMVKMIGQTVCQVVVRMNGVAQCMLSVADHAKAVLEGGGDGILNKSKDPHESFSNHVDIDKEEIIEGKCGVVSDWKSTATCCRNYKDLLKDQKKKEEEESKKNKPPVIIRSKQFQWSETDSALSCEVDPLSRKNLNVADLWEPVDTREKVNIYKGTEEEPLHPCTAVKPPCRHNVYCKDQVKTNYNQFYLQSTDHEKFYMSFNFRPSGLHKRSEDIRGRLGGLGADPVRSETSIRFMEDQEMRKSDTYKKMQSRSYDLPSVAGRWGRKVVKEEDDLVRKRGKQQKHKPVCTCTKHGNSQFGCIVCSIAQQISGAESCDEVADIITNKCDKFPGQSVSKIPPFPVYEHGVTPQNIELESCSVHLGVNSSTDSDSRIKITKELRKSNSEKSQSISNSALSPSGSNELTSISELKSTLGSININTSESLADVTVSETSEVIDASTVDETTTLDTHNSASQVLHSTTSSEISNSTHTGSSVSNSAPFPSGGNPQDLIRTPRPSAGCCMKGVVNKKAAPCPCTDGKPKPSDLPLTERNLAMFTKAPAEDNNTVFGPSPEKCACNAKEGGKLAPRPPRPWPITAKHIEKSEAPKKDGNLSNTNHASKESIKQELVSMEVPARNADISHWAEDKNESEFSRPDLDQSVNEDDYDYCLVCGGVVSVEPMPEKPFAYRYLVKHDADPRLQDANSLDSLTTLHDIGLDSNHGSSTHGMWTDSKKCCANPGCRSKPPRGCRFRNKKKIEEKERDERFEKDRKRLQDEINLRYQQWLPPGRHAMGHVANQDDVEFVQQDRDFPSEIDTKPIRSVDSLDKIVQKSRDYPVTDRKYDVEKFRMFLDETCDLHKLPRFACCRLHDDDWTKMYFNLSRDKRRLYARAALACACNSVESMSGNFQTAQTSFPKPHSICSECHIHIGTQQSPPCTRYLLPLKAVRCYEEAMRKYDQAGSVTTDSGFSLDTAIDVMNESDENAVSPYQQRTLMDLLGLSQGPKSKIVNCKLIPAQDCDCSDAASSAPSSGVCCHVTKARHLPVMHLQGFGCEPPYEYTLDKRFQPLPLKWWQCHDVALRSTQECVDACVRARVLIAEKRADAATEHERTCKVCPPRTLSNDVVSSLLGDDVIDQAGGVVLGPRYSEMLPLVWKPTVREDGRRGETEITVQDRRIRFYRQIIEVIVESTRTMLLAPDLQPPNPKLPTLLPPDTSRHVVRIAHFRAMMTSLNDVLADVKILKDTKIVNDSDITQTVRADLSDSERLRRKRNEDTRNRIPDPNLLDSFQSFVKDKLCGSVDDCREVLSPPWELPVKDQHVAGEFLTEIMASLGTEFKQDQDIPLQTALESALGSFLEACVFKATTQTSIQRAVEKATVAKGHLAFLTILTRLCASRIVRFSEMVEASITNTRTVVKGCLGAVEEKVREKEFKEEWWEETEKQNKIGEDTEMHRRISSILRSGRDDSKSTLDDVIIGFERLRRHVREDLTCANRKSSAICDLRDEEALDLFEGRPRREIRKVGPSFDAWTESEVAVKERNFQGVYTVDDVTGPNGDVTKRSANSSSTESSSEAEDIKVPVKERKGKHYFVHRGSDASDSESLKSAVIVGGKGSQTSNDSLTLDMWGMSDNSSEDSPSFSAIRPSAGPSIQMDVKQNESSTKLSSDCESSNHFYCDAMSTDALSYVTCASQCGSVVENENAKRECSNTKPKKHVSINENVEFFSGENSSPRRHQSSNDVIKIETPDPSAASRAQRRRRFSSVFETKDVIKTAGTENRTRDALRTDKGKGLLQEIFGVSLTAQQMIEAYQSNVTNLITSQSGSVLPHWVSNVTQGYLAVSSIAAVAFSCWAVFFMGLSDTVLIAAVPIAIFCFGIILEPLKCLTIAWILFLWRRKPAFYNSPLYIKSNPVLVNRTSTLKSAYSKYRTTWPTEFSEIEKPSAPEYEDALYRHYCENRSRPECSRRRRRQLPALAESDVSIDLDQVEPYRELEEAAPTVVISPIPERRVEKKVTEQLITTRRAVAGFRRGAFDAGRGAVFGFRRGAVDSGGHRIKVKPKPEQPPKGPVQTRIVWCSNACPEDGLPSSMEDTDSNEAVQ